The Cannabis sativa cultivar Pink pepper isolate KNU-18-1 chromosome 8, ASM2916894v1, whole genome shotgun sequence genomic interval attGTTTAACAtttttgttcttaatttttgataacctAATTGGTTACATATACACTCTTTATTCTTATGGTGGATGGGCTGATCTTTCCAATTAGAGGTGTGCCATGTTGTTTAAGAAGTGATtctggatttttttttcttagctcTCTACTGTTTTGGTTTGATTCCTAGTGTGGTTGACAATTAATACTTCCTCCTCTGTTTGCAATCCTGTTACTCTCTTTGATTCATATTTCAACAGGTAAATTGCTTTCTtagaatattttgtttttacagctatgaatatttatttattttattaatttttgggGTTAGGGCATGGGAAGATATCTTTAGATTTGGAGAAGACGTTTCTTTGTTAGCTAAACTTTTGTACACTTGTCTGGTGGGTTGAGGTTCCTCTTGAGCTTATCACATTTGTAGatgaatatgataaatttaAGTTCACCTTGCCGCTCTTTTTACTAATTTAcacttttaattaaatataaaaatgccACAATATTTTCAGACATACAAGGCACACGATTTCTGTAGAATCACTTCATAAGTGGGTGTTGTATTTCTTTCCCTGCCTCCTGTCTCCCAGTGTATAGTGTTCTGTTGCTATAATATAATCCTTACGGAAATCAGATACCCATAATTGCTCTGAAATTATTCATTTGTCTTTTAAGTTGTGGTATTTATATTAACATTTACGCTCATTGGGAATTTAATATATGTCTCCTCTTTAGATGTTTTTACATAGCATTACATGCAGTTATGCAACTGCAACTGTTGAGTACTTACTGGGTGATTACAAATTTGTTGCCAGGTACATGGGAACCATTACTGGCATTAGTGACTTGGATCCTGTTCGCTGGCCGAATTCACATTGGCGCTCTGTGAAGGTTTGCCAAAGCATTTGATTgttctttaacaaactcatttCTTGATTAATAACCACTATGAGTTCAACTTACATGATATGCGGTCGATAACTTATTTTGGTATTAATGCAGGTTGGTTGGGATGAATCTACTGCTGGAGAGAGACAGCCAAGAGTCTCGCTATGGGAGATTGAGCCATTAACAACATTTCCAATGTATCCATCCCCATTTCCTCTCAGACTGAAGAGACCATGGCCATCAGGATTACCCTCTTTCCATGGTATGGTTGATATTATCTGAAGCTTGAAAAGAAACATGGTTGGTTCTTACCTTTGGCTAATATTGTTTTTAATGTTCAATTCAGCTCTTAAAGATGGTGATATGAGCATGAACTCTCCATTGATGTGGCTCCAAGGTGGGGTTGGAGATCCCGCGCTTCAGTCATTAAATTTTCAGGGACTTGGGATTACACCCTGGATGCAGCCAAGGCTTGATGCTTCAATGGCAGGTCTACAACCTGATGTGTACCAAGCAATGGCTGCTGCTGCACTTCAGGAAATGAGGGGAGTGGATCCTTCAAAATGTTCACCTCAATCTCTTCTGCCATTCCAGCAATCTCAAAATGTTTCTAATGGGTCTGCTGCTTTGATTCAGAGGCAAATGTTACCACAATCCCAACCTCCAAGTACTTTTCTTCAGAGCTTTCAGGAAAACCAGGCTCCGGCTCAGCCCCAACTTATGCCGCAACAGTTGCAGCGTTACCACCCATATAATGATCAGCGgcaacaacaacagcaacaacaacatcagcagcagcagcaacaacaacaacatcagcagcagcagcagcagcagcagcagcagcatcAACATCAGCAACAGCAGcaacagcagcagcagcagcagcaacagcagcagcaacagcagcagcaacaacaccagCATCAGCAACACCAGCAGCAGCAACACCAGCATCAGCAGCAACATCAGCAGCAGCAGCTTCAACCGTCACAACAATTGCATCAGTTGTCTGTTCAGCAGCAGATTCCTAATGTTATGTCTGCTCTATCCAGTTTTTCCTCTGGTACTCAGTCTCAGTCTCCATCGCTGCAGGCCATCCCTTCACAGTGCCAGCAGCCAAGCTTTCCTGACTCTGTTGGAAATCCCATATCTTCATCTGATGTTTCCCAAATCCATAGTATATTAGGTTCACTATCCCAGAATGGAGGATCCCAGTTGCTTAACTTAAGTGGTTCCAATTCTggtatctcttcttcttctttgttagCCAAGCAAATCTCAGTTGAACCACAGATTTCATCTGGAGGTTCTCCAAGTGTACTGCCTCAGGTGGAACAATTAGGACCTCCTCAGTCAAATGTTTCAGACCTTGCTACTTTGCCTCCATTTCCTGGGAGGGAGTACTCAGCATACCACGGTGCTACTGATCCGCAAAGCAATCTTTTGTTTGGAGTTAACATTGATTCTTCATCCCTCATGTTGCAGAATGGGATGTCGAACCTTAGAAATATTGGCAGTGAAAATGATTCACTGTCTATGCCGTTTGGTTCTTCGAATTATTCGAGTGCCGCCGGCACTGATTTTCCCCTTAACTCGGACATGACTACTACTAGTTGTGTAGATGAATCAGGTTTCTTGCAGTCATCCGAGAATGGGGACCAAGTGAATCCACCGACTAGAACCTTTGTGAAGGTAACCCAATTTAAATTGGTGCTCATAAAGTTGTCTTCTGAAAGATGTAGAATATTTCTAACATtggttatttatttgtttacttTCTTATTTTTGGCAGTACTCATATTTGTTTCTTATAACTGAATCTGTTGTCTTGTTAAATGTTTTAATTTCTCACAGGTTCACAAGTCGGGGTCCTTTGGGAGGTCACTGGATATATCCAAGTTCAGCAGTTATGATGAACTGCGCAGTGAGCTCGCTCGCATGTTTGGCCTTGAAGGCCAACTGGAGGACCCTCAGAGATCAGGCTGGCAGCTTGTATTTGTAGACAGGGAGAATGATGTTCTTCTCCTTGGTGATGACCCTTGGCAGTAAGTCCCCATATTTAATAATTCAGCAGTTTGTATGGTTATCTTTAAAAACTCTGGTTCACTAtgcataattaaataaaacatgGCAGAGCTTAGGATATTAATTCTGTTTGCTAGCTCGACACTGAAAGTAGTTATTCTAAGAGTAGGTGCAGGCTTCAGCCTTTCAGTTTTTGCAAGTGATTTTACAGTAGtggttgaattaatttttatgttattggTTGGGTCATGCATTTTTTTTGTTGCTGGAAATGGTATTAAGTGTTTAGTCACTTAGGCTAAGATATTGTGTGAAATTGAGAGAATTGTGCCTTTATGGCCTGAAATAGTTCGTTCAATGAATACTTTATGAAATAACAATTACACGATGACTGGTTTTTTCTTTCTGCAATAAGTGTAAAGAGGTTAGAAATCTACATATTCAAGGTTTTCAAAAATGAAGAATGGCTGTGAAAATAAGTTTGAAGAATGCATTGACAAAGGTAGTGTGaaaataaaatctccgaaaatTGTGCATGGCTCCTGAAGAATGCAAAAATGACGTAAAGGTGCCTTGTTCAGTTGGCGGCTTTTGATTCGTGTCGCTCCATTTAACATGCTgcaattttgttttctattcTATTGATTTTCTTAGAATAACAGTAGAGTTGTCACTGTTGCATGATGACTGGGGAACTATTATCATAATTTTAGTATGCGATAATAATGAGAGGTCAAGGCATCTGTGTATTCAATTTTTGTGGATTACTGAATTTGAGTTGAGTATGGGAAGATAAGTAGTCAGGAGGCTTTGTGTGCATGGTTCCTTAAGCATGCAACGATGACATAAAGGTGCCTAATGCAGTTAAAGATTTTTGATACAAGTTTCAATTTATCTGGTTGGAGTGTTCATTCTATGGAGATATCACTGACTAGCAGTATACATTGGAAAGTTACGACAAATGCTTAAGATTGGGGAGTTACAAAATTAGGAAAATTAGGAAGGTACGTTGGGAGATTTGCTAGATGCGTTGCTTCATAGAGATAATGGTGACTGATTGTATCTCCAGGTAGCATTGCAGGATTGCAAACAAGATTTTATGTAGGGTTTTAATCTGATTGTAGGATCGTATGACTGAGCTTTATCTCTGCAGTGtcaaatttttttcattttaatagaGGTTTTTATTGGAAATGTGTCAATAGTTTTCGTGGCACTGAAAATGGAAAATGAGCTACGAATGAAATTATGTGAGCTGCTCAGACGGTGGATTGAATTGTTTCCTAGTTATTTTTGTAAATCATGATCTTGGTGTTTAATTAGTGGGAATGCGTACAGTTCAATGTGTATATTTTTGCTAGTACAAGGTAGGTACGATGTGTGTCAGTCACATCAGGATGGTATTGAATTTGGATTGTTTATTTGAACTATAAATGAGGTGGGTGGGTGTCTAGTGTCCACTTCAGAAACAGTAAGAATAGGGTGAATAAATATGTATTGTTCCTTCCTCTTTAATTACAGTATGATTGAGTGTCTTGAGCCATGTGGATTGAATGCTTTACCCTCCATCATAAATAATAGTTTCAGTTTGAGCTTTAACAACACGTGGCATTGAAAAATGTGTGTACCCACTGTTTGGtgggttcttcttcttcttattattatttattactttCAACTCTATTAATTACACATGTTATTAATGTTAAATGATAACCTTTTTTCCAGGGAGTTTGTAAACAATGTGTGGTACATAAAGATACTGTCTCCACTTGAAGTGCAGCAAATGGGCAAAGAAGGCCTCACCCCCGGAAGTTCTGTCTCGAACCACAAGGTTTCTAATAGCAGTAACGCTTGTGATGACTACATCAATCGACAGGACCTCAGAAACTCTAGCAATGGGATTCCATCAATGGGCAACCTTGACTACTAAAAAAAAGGCAATATTTTCCTATGGAAAGCTTTATTTTAGATGGTCGGTTGCTGTTGAATGTTAGTAATCACCTTATTCTACTAGTACCCACTTTTTCTTATGTACGGATAAAAgcattcttttttctttttcttattttactttCTGTGGTCAGTGAGATGTAGTGTTTGGGCTAATTAtgtctattttaaaatttgcatgTCAGCTTATTACTGTAAATTGTAATAGGATGGATACCTTCCTGGTTTCTGAAACTTCTACCACTATATAGCTCTTTAGAACAACAACACGTATCCCTCAAGAGAATGATTATCTTGATGGCAGTTTGTTTTGCTATCTTGTCTTTGTAATTTATATGAGGAATTTTAATACTTATATCTCGTTATATTGAACCAAAGACACCCACTTGTTatgcttttttcttttatactcgTGATTATAATGACTTTGTCTGTTTCGAGGTCAACTCTTGATTGCTTGTAATGTGACATTTCTTAGGAAATTTATTGTAGTAAATAGTAATGTGACTGGTTGTGAGCCCACCTAACTGTTTAAATGTCCTTGCTTGTCACCTATATGATCTTTTTATCTCACGTAGTACTACTATTTGTTGCTTTTTACAAGTTGACCCTTCTCATGTGTATCTGGTAACTCGATTTAATGTATGGTGAAATCTGTAAATTTCTTATTTTGTTCTATTTCATGCATAATAATTTAACAAAAATCAGCTTTACATGTCAAGATCCAAGCTAGGGATTAGCTTTGAgattcttaatatttatttgtatatGTACATATACAATACATATAAGCAGATATGATCTGATTCTAATCAGTGGTTTATAAGTGCTGATGATCCAAGAGTTGACCTGACAACATGCAAGCTGACTGCATGAACCAACTGACAGCACTTTTCTGCAATTAAATAGCACTTGGCTTTCACAATTGAGATGAAGAATTTCAGTTTTTACTACGCTTACTCTTCTGAGTTTAAATTGGGTGTAAGCCTGTAATTAAAGACAGCAATGTGAAATTAGATTTTTCTGATTCATCCAGCCATAATTAAAGGATCAAACAATCAATTATAATCATACTATTGTATTATTGTTTCCTATTCACGTGTCTTTATGAAATCATTATTGGTTTTGCAAGAGTGAGAATGTTACTTAAATtgaatttaaactaaaacaagcAAAACTTCTATTCTATCCTTAATAAGAAAAGGCTATACCTTTACGGATCTAAAGAAAGAggaaaaaaacaaacaacaacaacatagaATTGTAGCTGAATGGAAAGAGGTACACACTATGAAAACTAGATAAGGGCTACAACTGTAGGCTGCACCTACTACTTTAATTTAATGATGATGTGTTTACTTTtaccttaaaaataaattaaaaaaaataaacttgtatTTTCAGTCACCGTCTAAGGACAAAAATTAACCTATAATAAACAAGCTATTACAATCTTGATATCCATATTTCTTCTACTACAAATTgacttaatatatttaatttcacGACAATATATGTAACCAAAGATATGTGGTGTGGTATCGTTGTCGtgtaacacacacacacacatgtatttatatatatatatatatatacacatatttacTACACTAATTCATAATATCTTTTTACTTGATTCGGAAGGTTTTAATTGTAGAAAGTTATAGCAAGAATCGTGTGAAAATGGTTAAAACCAATTTTTGTGAACTAAAGATACCTACCTTCCTTCTATAGTTCTATTATTGCTATTGCTAAATTTATTCGTTTTTTTTCTAAGAGAaacacaaaaaaagaaaaaaaaattgtcaaacgagagagagagtgagagaaagagaggatgGAGTTGCAGAGAAGAGCATGGTTAAGGGGCATATGGGAGGCCTTGAAGGAAATCCTTTTGCAGAGAGTCTTAACATATAGACTTCGTTCTTCTCCACTTATTCTTCCAAACCACTTGCTTAATCTCAATGTTATTGTCACTGGAGCCACCAGCGGTATCGGCCTCCAAACAGCcaggttctctctctctctctctctctcttcaaaacTTAGTAACCAAAAATTTAGAGCATTACACTTCTCTTTAATTGATATACTATCATTTATGATCGAGAAAAGAACAAACAATGTATAGATTCTTCATAATGGGTGGCCTAAGAATGCAGAATCGTGTGTGAACCAATTTCAcataatagaaaattaaatctTGTCAAATATGTCATCTCATTATACTTCATTGTATGTAAATTTTGTTTTAAtggttgttttttttatttatttttgatggAAATAAAAAACAGAGAGCTAGTAATGGCGGGTGCCAATGTTTTCATGGCGTGTAGGAACGTTAATGCTGCTAATGAAATTGCTAACAAGTGGAAATCAGAAGCACGTCAGCATGGCAGGACCATTAATGTTAAGGTAACTacactttcattaaataaatattaaactttttaaagccattttcctaataaaaaagaagtgaaaaaaagaaaactatgGCTGACTACTGGCTACTCTGCCTCATAAATTGGTGCAATTTTGAAGAAATAGATGGCTTTATTaatgaattaatattattattattaagattcaACTAAACCAAAAAAAAGTAATCATTTTAAATATCTTGTAATGGGTCCTAAAATTGAATTATGGGTACTTGTTGACAAAACTAGTTAACTACTTACATAAAAGCATTATGCAATGCAAGAATAGACCTAATTGTCCCTTCAGACCTCAATAGAGTCAGAGTGATGCAGCCTGTTTCTTCTAATAAGTTCTAAGAAATCAAGTACTAATAGTAATAAACCATGATTGATATTGTGATGTTTTCTTTTTGGAAAAATGGATGagctataaatagaaaaaagaaTGAGTGGATGAGGTAAGCATAAgtagtaataataacaacaataattatATGAATGGTATGTAGAGTAGGAAATTATAATACTTATTATGGAAGAGTAATAGTACAAATTTAGAACACTTTAAACAAATGACACTTAGGATACTCTTAAACTTTTACACATTTTAGACTCTTTTTTCTCACACTTAAAGTCTCCTACTTCAACTTACACTTTGGCACACACTAGTACTACACTTCAAATATCTAAACTTTTTTAGAATTTTCTAACTTCTTTACAAGTATCTATTACTTAAGTAGTTTTAAGTTTATTCTAAAACTttctaaaatattttaagtCTTTATTAGTACTTTTTAGAAGAGAATTGTTAAAAAATACTATTAGTGTCTAGTACCCTCTTCGATATCATACtgttattggtataattaagtattgagtATTATATAActaagaaaataacttttaagtaTCGCTAACTAATCGTGAGCTGCCACAATGTTGGACACTACTGATgcccaataataatatttttttttttaaaaacattatAGATTTGGTAATGACACTTGTCATTGTACAGGTGATGGAACTTGATTTGCTCTCCCTTAACTCAGTACGACAATTTGCAGTTGAGTGGGATCAGCTTTCAATGCCTCTCCATATTCTAATCAATAATGCTGGCATCTTACGTATGggaggtatattaatattatcattaattaattttaccaacaacaaattaaaatattgttattaaaaaatagtgtggaatgaagaacaaagagaaaaaaaaaaaaaaaagaataaatactattttggactctgtgtttagtaaaaaatatcaattggattctctgttttgttaaattacaaaatagacattgtattttccaaaattgtacaaataggaccctgaactgattttttatcaaaataaaatttaataataatctgatctaaatgtgttatgacaaaactgtttacattttctgcATCTGTTCGTGTTAAGAATTATCTTCtaattggttatattaaaaaaaagttgttaaaaattaagcttagggtcctatttttaccattttaaaaaatacatggtcttttttgtcatttaataaaatagaaggTCCAGTTGGTAGTTTTTGCAAAGCACaagatccaaaatagtatttacacaaaataaattatattattaagcTATTGAATGAATATATTACAATATGTGCTGAgcacttatttttataaaaagaaggAAGGAAAACGAAGCTCAACTAACTAAGGAAGCATGAGTTGTACTAACTGATAAAGGTAACAAAATTACCTATCTTACGTAACTAACAATAACGATAAAATAACTAATTGAGGAAAACAAGTAAATTCTGTTACCCTCCTTAAGTTGAACTGTATATGTCAATGTCATATACATACATCTTGCTAACATAAGTAAGTATAGTAGAAGGCAAGAGTATTGGTAAAAGCATCAGCACGTTGTAATGTAGTGCTCACTTGTATGAGTTGAATAATggattgtttgatttttttcccttttaaaGTGGTAGTCGAGCTCAATGTACTTAGTACGTTCATGAAATTTTGAATTGTTGGCAATGTGAATGGAAAATTGATTTTCACAATAAACGAAGGCTGGGACATCTTAAGAAATTCGAAAATCAATTTGTAGTCAAGTTATCTCGCTGTTGGTAGCAGCAAAAGTTATATATTCTGCTTTGGCTGAATTCTTGAAAATGATTGGCTATTTCTTTGTACACATTGATATGAGGTAATCACCTAAGAATATGCAAAAACCAGTTGTGGAAAATCTTGTAATTAGACACAAAGTCCAATCCGAATAAGACAGAAACCTTTGAGATGAAGATAGGATGTGGCTGAGTAGTGTAATCCTTGACCAGGGCTCCCTTTCAGGTAATGAAGGAGATGTGAATAATCTGAATAAGTGGAGTGGGAGGTGTAGACATAAATTGACTGAGAGTGTTGATTGCATATATTGTATATGGTCAAGATAATGAGAGAGATAAAAATCGACCAATTAATGAATGATATGAGGAAGGGTCATCTAGAAAAGTTCCCTGTAGATCATCCAACTTGACTCGAGAATCCACTAGGGTCTTGGCGAGCTTTCTACCTGTATAGCTAGTGTCGTCTAAGAGTTGACGAGTATATTTTTGTTGAGAGATAAAGAGTCCTTTTTTTGGCTTTAGTATTCTCAAAACCCTTAAACTACTTTAGTTGACCAAGGGCCTTCAGTTTGAATTTGATGTGTAATGAGTCTTGAAGTTGATGTAGCAACTGAAGGTTTGGTCCTGTGATGATGATGTTGTCTACATACACACCTAGGACAATGAAAGTATTGTTGGAACTTTTGGTGAATAGGGTATAATCAGCTTAAGATTGTGTGAAACCTTCGAGAATAAGAGCATCCGAGATCTTCTTATACCATTATCTTAATGATTGCCTTAGGCCATAGATTGATTTGTGTAGTTTTTGTAATGTCTTAACCCGTAAGAATGCCACATGTATGCttttataaattagtttataataataaagtaatagcataaataaaattgtagtttaattaaaaattatattaattgtttgaaatataaaatttattttggcATTACAAACTGTATAGGGTTGGGGATccctttttaaaaatttataaaggaTATAGCCATACgatattacatcaaaatatacttaattcaAAAGCACTGTAAACAAAATCCTTACAACTCGACACTACTAGCTGAATAAGCTGATAAGCACATTTTTCGGGGAAGACCTCTAACTCATGGCCATCTTATTAAGTTCTTTCCCTTACCTGCACCACCAAGCATCCGTGAGTCATAAAAACCCAACAAGACAAGCAATAACTCAAACACTTTATATCACTACACAAATAAATACAATATAGCCATTTAATCATAATCAAGTAATCATATACTCAATCCATAGGAAAAAAATCTCACAATTATAtgaaagaaattattaataacaaaTATTCGTCTAATGAGACAAGCTAATGCTGTTACTTAATAAAGTAACTATTTATTTACCGTTGTCTAATGAGACAATCTTAATACTGTTGCCTAATGAGACAACCAATATCACTATCGTTGCCTAATGACACAACCAATAAGTAAGAAACTTAACAACAAATTCAAATTAGAGTAGTAACTCCTCATATTGTTGCCTAATGAAGAAACTAATGGAGTGATAACTCTTTCTTATAGACGGTAATTACCGTATCATAAATTGACATACTATGTGATGCAATTGtccttttcttacctcaagtctAAATTCAAGTGTATCGATAAACAAGTGGAAAATGCTCGACGATCGTAGGCCCTATGCCACAACAACGATAGACCAGTAAATAACTCAATTAAATCCGTTCTAGGATTTAAACTCAAAATCGAAAGTTTCCTTGTTGATAAATAGCGTgttaataccctaaatatcaatTAAACACAAAAATGAGGTACCTTAAAACCTCCCCAAACAGTCCACCAGACCCCCAAACGATTAACCATTTTTTGGGGCCCTGTTTGGGGAAACGGTTAGCCGTTTCCTCTGCAGAAATGACAAACTTCGAGTTTCACTTCTCAAACCCTTCCTAAACTTAACCAAAACATGCCAAAATTCCTAGAACAGTTATAATACAAATTCTAAGCATAATCCACAACTCAACAATCATAATTGTACAACAATCACAAAactaccattaaagctcaagcttgagttttaagaactcaaacttgaaaCTTTCAATTAAACAACAACTAACAACCTTTAATTAACTTACAAACTACAATAATCTAAGCTTAATAACTTGGCCTAACATATACAACTTCATACAGAAACAAAACcatgaaaattacacttaaaaccaaactttttcttcaaaatttcaCAAAGATAAGGAAGAGCTATGTTACCTTGAACTTCCCTCACTTCAACACTACTCTTAAGAAAGGATTTCTTGGATAATTTGTGGAGGAAACAATTTTGAGTAACCTTGGTTTGCTTTGGGTTTCACCTTGGCCGAAAAAGAGAaacaaagagagagaaagagtatTTTGATTTTCTTAGGTTTCACCTTGCCCAACACCAATTCAAACAAACCTAAATCAAACCCCATAATTCAGTttaaacaataacaaaatccaACAGAacgtaaaattagaaaataccATAAAAACCTCAAATAAAccttgaaattaaaaaaaggtGAAGAGAGATTAACTTACCTTAACCTTCTCAaccataaaataaatatatagctTATAATTTAATTCTATAAACTAGGGGTGagcatcatccaatccaattcaattgaactgaaccgatccaatccaatccaattacaaaaagttggatatccaattacaattggattgaattggatgttaaaagttggattctaattggattggatcggttattgaatgtcaatctcaaaatccaattaaaaaccgatccaatccaattacatttatatatattaaaaaattatttatataataaaaaatattgaaaaatataataaatatttattagatttttattagatttttttgtatattgaatttgtaacacttgattgtttagtgtatttattttcatgatgttttgttctactttattacttagaaatgttattgttttaattatttaaaacttttagctacaatacaattgtaagaatataatatttatgaagtattaaacttaaataaaaagtgatacttagtttttttacgtatttttctttatatttttaagctaatattgaaatttaggtgtgtaattggatatctaattaaaaaaccgatccaatcctattagtaattggattggattaaatTGGATTTTAAGGtctaattggattagatcggatgatgattttccaaatctaattactaattggattggatcgaatgAGGAAAAaaatgttggattggatcggatgcccaCCCATACTATAAACCGTACATCGTATATATCATATATCATTTGTATagcttataatttaattttataaaataaagataattaatcttttatttgaaattcaaataaTATAGCTGAATAACTATATTCAgtttatctttattttatttaatcattttaatcttaaatatcttatcttatgttatatttaataaaataattaaatgattaatttattttgattaatatatttaatagaaTAATCAAATACATAATTGGGCTCTTATATGTCACCTACACGTATAAGCCATATTTTAAAAcacaaaattattttactaattttgttctaaataagatttattatttattttataataaataataataaattaattcttattaatctcttatttaattatgagttaaataaatattatttttcattaaaatgaTATATTTCTCTCTCATTATTAttagtaataatattatatttaagtaATACATAGTTTTTAAGTGAATAGAATAATatagttaaattaattattcatttcccaattaaatatatatacaaaattataatttattaaaaattattattttgccatcaagaatattatttttcagtAGAAATTAATTCTTATTaatctcttatttaattttggattaaataaatattattttttattaaaataatatatttctatctcattattatttagtaataatattatatttaagtaATACATAGTTTGTAAGTgaataataaaaaagttaaattaatttaattattcagttcccaattaaatatatatacaaattattTCCTCAAAAATATTAATTCCAGTAAAAATTAATTCTATCTTAATAATTAT includes:
- the LOC115699476 gene encoding auxin response factor 6, with amino-acid sequence MRLSSSSSSSGFNHQAQEGEKKCLNSELWHACAGPLVSLPPVGSRVVYFPQGHSEQVAASTNKEVDAHIPNYPNLPPQLISQLHNVTMHADVETDEVYAQMTLQPLSPQEQKDVYLLPAELGTPSKQPTNYFCKTLTASDTSTHGGFSVPRRAAEKVFPPLDYTQQPPAQELIARDLHDNEWKFRHIFRGQPKRHLLTTGWSVFVSAKRLVAGDSVLFIWNEKNQLLLGIRRANRPQTVMPSSVLSSDSMHIGLLAAAAHAAATNSRFTIFYNPRASPSEFVIPLAKYVKAVYHTRVSVGMRFRMLFETEESSVRRYMGTITGISDLDPVRWPNSHWRSVKVGWDESTAGERQPRVSLWEIEPLTTFPMYPSPFPLRLKRPWPSGLPSFHALKDGDMSMNSPLMWLQGGVGDPALQSLNFQGLGITPWMQPRLDASMAGLQPDVYQAMAAAALQEMRGVDPSKCSPQSLLPFQQSQNVSNGSAALIQRQMLPQSQPPSTFLQSFQENQAPAQPQLMPQQLQRYHPYNDQRQQQQQQQHQQQQQQQQHQQQQQQQQQQHQHQQQQQQQQQQQQQQQQQQQQQHQHQQHQQQQHQHQQQHQQQQLQPSQQLHQLSVQQQIPNVMSALSSFSSGTQSQSPSLQAIPSQCQQPSFPDSVGNPISSSDVSQIHSILGSLSQNGGSQLLNLSGSNSGISSSSLLAKQISVEPQISSGGSPSVLPQVEQLGPPQSNVSDLATLPPFPGREYSAYHGATDPQSNLLFGVNIDSSSLMLQNGMSNLRNIGSENDSLSMPFGSSNYSSAAGTDFPLNSDMTTTSCVDESGFLQSSENGDQVNPPTRTFVKVHKSGSFGRSLDISKFSSYDELRSELARMFGLEGQLEDPQRSGWQLVFVDRENDVLLLGDDPWQEFVNNVWYIKILSPLEVQQMGKEGLTPGSSVSNHKVSNSSNACDDYINRQDLRNSSNGIPSMGNLDY